The nucleotide sequence TTGAAACTCCAATGGGTCAAAGGAACGAGCTACATCAAAGGTATCTGGGCGGACTTCACTCAATATATCTCAGACGTGTGGGCCGACTCCGCCTATGCGATCGGGGATGTTCTCATTGGTGCCTTGTCCGGGCTCGCTGGCGTATGGAACAGCACGCTCGGATTCATGGCAGACGGTTGGACGATCCTCACGTCCGCCGTGCAGAAGGGTTGGAACAACACAATTGGGTTTCTTAAGAAGGGATTCCTAAAACTTCACGAACTCGTTGACATCGCCGGCGACGTATCGGTGCAGATCGGCGGAGTGCTCATCAACGCATTGGCCGGCGTTGAGAACGCTTGGGTTGAAACCGTCGATTATCTTGCCGACACATGGACCGTGTTCGTTGGTCAAGTGAAGTCAATGTGGAACTCGACCGTCGGATTCTTGAAGAAAGCTTGGATCAAGCTCAAAGGCCTGTTCGACGACGACATCAATGTCGACGTCGAAATGGCGAAAATTGACGCTGACACTCGAGCGGCCGATTCTGCCGAGGAACGACAACGCCAGCAGGCGATCATCGAGCGCCAGCGTCGCCGGTCCAAACGCAAGGAGCAGATCGAAGCCAACCGCGTAGAAATGCAAAAGGGCATCGCCGCACAACTCGAAGCGCGACGCAAGGCTCGCGAAGGTCAAGACATCGACGCCGACATGCGGGCGATCGACGATGAGACCGACGCAAAGAACGCGGTTGTCGATCAATCCAAGGAACAACAGCTCCGCGAAAACGATGCGGCGCAGAACAATCGCCAACAAATCATCGACGACACGACCGTCGGGGTGCAACGGACGCTCGATCAAATGCGAGCGGAAGCGAAAGCGGCACGCGAGGCTGGGCGACCAACCGTTGAAGATCGCAACAAGGAACGCGACGATCAAATCGCAACCGCGCAGGCCGAGTTCGATGCTGCGGTGCAACGAGCCAACAACGCGACGGCCCCTTCCGATGCTGAGCCGAAACCCGACGAGGCCGCTCCGCCGGAACCACCAGTCGCTCCGCCCAAGATACCTGAGCCCGGTTCAGTCGACATTCCCAAGGTCGATCTCCCCGGCATCGACGATCCCGAGTTGCAGCCCCCCAACGCGAAAGACCTACGTCTCGACCTGAACCCAAACGCTCAGGCAGCGATGGATCAGTTCGCTGACGGTCCCGAAACTGATCGAACCGAAGTCGCCGGCAATTTTGATGCGAGAGGTTTGGGGCTCGGCAGTGGAGCTTCGACGATTCCGCAACGGGCTCCTGAGCCACTCAAGAAGCTGGAGCCGATTGCCGCTGAGAACGATTTCGTAGAAGTCATCGTTGCGCCGCAGTTGAGGTTGGAGCCTGAACAAGCCGACGATCCGATCGTGAGCGGCGAGCAAGACAACAAGGTCATCGCCGACAACCAGGTCGATGTCCCGTTCGATCTGCCAGAGCCTATGAATCAGTCCGAGCCGACTGATCTGGAATCCTCACCGACGCTGGACGTTGCCGCGATTACCGAAGCATTCGCTTCCGTTGGACGTTCACTTGCGGCGTTTGACTCTGCGATCACAAACAGCACTTCGCAATTGCAATTACCTGCGACGTCCGGTGGCGAATTCAGCGAGGACATGAAACGTGCAATCATCCAAACCGCTGAGAACACTCGACGCCTTGTTGAGCGTTCGCAGTCGGGAGGATTGGTGTTTAGCTGATGTCAATATCTACTGGTGGATACGACTTCGAGGTCGCGGCTCTTTCCGAAAAGGCCTCACGCGGTAAATCACACTCCGACTTCACTTCTTATGTTGCGACGAATGGCGGGGCTGTCGATCCGGCCGCAGCTGCGAGTGCTTTGTATCAGTACTACAAAGCGAATCACAAGGAGCTGATCCCGTATCTGCAAATCGACTCGGAGTTCATCAACCAAAAGCATGCTCTGGTCAGCGTCACGATCAACAAGACCAAGCTCGATCCGGTTTCATTCAGTACAACGGGAGCGACAACCCATCTGAATCAGTCATTGCAGACTCGAGGCATCTACTCCGCGCCGGGGATCGCGGCTCCCGTCTATCACGGAGCGATCGGCGTCAGCGATTCTGGCGTTTCCGGAGTCGACATCACGGTTCCAGCGTTTGAGTTCTCCGTTCGCAAGAAGTTTGAGTTCGTCTCGACGGCTTATCTGCTTGCGATGGTGTCGATGACCGGCCGAGTGAATTCGACAGCGTGGTCAATCTTCTCTCCTGGCGAAGCGTTGTTTCTCGGTGGCGAAGGAGGCGAGGATGAGCAGAACTGGGTCGATGTGACTTACCACTTCGCCGCTCGTCCGAACGAGTTCGCGATGACGGTTGGAAACATCTCCGGGATCAGCAAGCAGGGTTGGGACTACTTGTGGGTTAAACACGGCGAGAAAGTGGTCGGCGATCGCGTGCTGCAAGTTCCTGAGGCAGCGTACGTTGAACAGGTCTATCACGGAGGAAACTTCAACGTGTTGGGGATCAGCTAGTGACCCGGCGCGTAAAACCAGGCGATCAGTTTGCGATCACCGCCGCTGAATACAACCGATTGCTTGTTGCTGCCGAAGCCTCTCATCGCAATCGGCTGCCAGGAGGAGGTGGTCCTCGCACGCATCTGCGAAACGCCGCAACCGTTCGCGTTCACAACCTATCGGCAACCACGGTTCCGATTGGCGGAATCGTCGGCTTTGAGTCGCCGCTGACCGATCCGACCGTCGGGCCAATGGAACTGGCCCGCTTTGTTCGCGACGCAACGATCGAGTGCGTGCGCCCGACCGAGGATGAACACACAGGTCGCGTTGGGGTCGCCATCGAACCGATCGCGGAAGACAAGGTCGGCCGCGTGGTGTTCGATGGCGTGGTGGCCGCGCGAGTCAACGTCGTCAAGACTTGGCATAAGTTTGCAGACGTTGGCGAATCGGCCGGTGACACGCTGCAATCGAAACCAGATGGATCGGCACAGATTCTGTGGCGACGTGACCTTAACCAACTCGGTGACCAATGGGCAGTCGTTCGTGTCGGGCGGCCTGCTGATCCGGTTTACCTTGTCGAGGTTCCGACCGGCGGTATCGCTGGTCGCCGAGGAATGCGGACGGGCAGTGCGGACTGCGACCTCTATCAACTCGATAAAGCGGGCGAGATCGAAGCGGTCACAGATCCGGCTGGGGACACAGTACGAATCACCGCTCGGAATCACTCGGCGCAGCGTATTCGCGGACCGATCGCCGATTCGCCGAAGCAATACCTGGAAGTGCAGTTCGACGGTCAACGATCCTGGGTGATCGACCCGCCCAAGCAAACGCTTCTGTGCAAGCCGACGAAACGCATCAAAGCAAAGTCGTGGGGAACGGCTCGTGAACTTCGATTTGATGGCGGA is from Crateriforma conspicua and encodes:
- a CDS encoding phage tail tape measure protein; this translates as MESFGASTRLLGTKLMGLGAAAATPLAGSVAIFSNFDDAMRGVAAITQATGSQLESLRNTAKKLGATTSYSASEVASLMTELGRAGFKPEQIEKMTAAVMNMARATGTDATQASGIMAATIRQFGMEAGEATRVADGLTAAANKSFNTVESLGEALSYAGPVAADANMSLEETLAILGTLGNMGIQGSSAGNAMRRLLTISAAESEKFKTTFGVTTKDAKGNARSLVDILGEVAAATEKMGTAEKAEKLNEVFGLLGITAASSIGKSVADTRELYSELQKAGGIAGKTAEEMEGGLGGAFRILKSSIEGVAIAIGESLEGSVTTMVQAFSRAASGVIEWINKNQKIVKIAAASAIAIFTIGAALFALGSFAAVASFAVGGLATIFSFIGGAIGVIVSAVGMLFTPLGLVVAAVAALGGYFLYSTGIAGQAVEYLKGLFETLKADTLAAFGAIANALAAGDITAATDVLWTYLKLQWVKGTSYIKGIWADFTQYISDVWADSAYAIGDVLIGALSGLAGVWNSTLGFMADGWTILTSAVQKGWNNTIGFLKKGFLKLHELVDIAGDVSVQIGGVLINALAGVENAWVETVDYLADTWTVFVGQVKSMWNSTVGFLKKAWIKLKGLFDDDINVDVEMAKIDADTRAADSAEERQRQQAIIERQRRRSKRKEQIEANRVEMQKGIAAQLEARRKAREGQDIDADMRAIDDETDAKNAVVDQSKEQQLRENDAAQNNRQQIIDDTTVGVQRTLDQMRAEAKAAREAGRPTVEDRNKERDDQIATAQAEFDAAVQRANNATAPSDAEPKPDEAAPPEPPVAPPKIPEPGSVDIPKVDLPGIDDPELQPPNAKDLRLDLNPNAQAAMDQFADGPETDRTEVAGNFDARGLGLGSGASTIPQRAPEPLKKLEPIAAENDFVEVIVAPQLRLEPEQADDPIVSGEQDNKVIADNQVDVPFDLPEPMNQSEPTDLESSPTLDVAAITEAFASVGRSLAAFDSAITNSTSQLQLPATSGGEFSEDMKRAIIQTAENTRRLVERSQSGGLVFS